In Pseudonocardia sp. C8, one genomic interval encodes:
- a CDS encoding TerC/Alx family metal homeostasis membrane protein, which translates to MAEISGLEWAVMIGVVIALLALDLILAWVKPHKVHFGEATAWSVFYVLVAVAFGVVFAMMHGWDLGTEYFTGYIVEKSLSVDNLFVFVIIMTTFAVPEEHQHKVLTFGIVLALIMRAIFIAVGAALLNLFSFMFLLFGLLLLWTAVQLYRHKDEEPDVEDNMVVKGARRLFPVTEEYDRGRLFTRKDGRRVATPMFIVLVSIGGIDLLFALDSIPAVFGVTQEPYIVFAANAFALLGLRALYFLVKGLLDRLVYLSTGLAIILGFIGVKLVLHWAHVDLSPAVPEIPTVLSLVVIAVVLTVVTIASLIKTKGDPSLTAKPGSLKARKEHPEREAS; encoded by the coding sequence GTGGCCGAGATCAGCGGGCTCGAATGGGCCGTCATGATCGGCGTCGTGATCGCGCTGCTCGCGCTCGATCTGATCCTTGCCTGGGTGAAGCCGCACAAGGTCCACTTCGGGGAGGCGACCGCCTGGTCGGTCTTCTACGTGCTGGTCGCGGTCGCGTTCGGCGTCGTGTTCGCGATGATGCACGGCTGGGACCTCGGCACCGAGTACTTCACCGGCTACATCGTCGAGAAGAGCCTCTCGGTCGACAACCTGTTCGTCTTCGTGATCATCATGACGACGTTCGCCGTCCCCGAGGAGCACCAGCACAAGGTCCTGACGTTCGGCATCGTCCTCGCCCTGATCATGCGCGCGATCTTCATCGCGGTCGGGGCGGCGCTGCTGAACCTGTTCTCGTTCATGTTCCTGCTGTTCGGACTGCTCCTGCTCTGGACGGCGGTGCAGCTCTACCGGCACAAGGACGAGGAACCCGACGTCGAGGACAACATGGTCGTGAAGGGCGCGCGCCGGCTCTTCCCGGTCACCGAGGAGTACGACCGCGGCCGGCTGTTCACCCGGAAGGACGGCCGCCGGGTCGCGACGCCGATGTTCATCGTGCTCGTCTCGATCGGCGGCATCGACCTGCTGTTCGCGCTCGACTCGATCCCCGCCGTGTTCGGCGTGACCCAGGAGCCCTACATCGTCTTCGCGGCGAACGCGTTCGCGCTGCTCGGCCTGCGGGCGCTGTACTTCCTGGTCAAGGGCCTGCTCGACCGGCTGGTCTACCTGTCCACCGGCCTCGCGATCATCCTCGGCTTCATCGGGGTCAAGCTCGTCCTGCACTGGGCCCACGTGGACCTCTCGCCCGCGGTCCCGGAGATCCCGACCGTGCTGAGCCTGGTCGTGATCGCAGTGGTCCTGACCGTCGTCACCATCGCCAGCCTGATCAAGACCAAGGGCGATCCGTCGCTGACGGCCAAGCCGGGCTCGCTGAAGGCGCGCAAGGAGCACCCCGAGCGGGAGGCGAGCTGA
- a CDS encoding antibiotic biosynthesis monooxygenase: METSERVGRYVRMVAVQGQGPELAKALLRVADGMAAQPGCLAYVVNGAPDEPDTVWVTEIWSDTASSEAALARDLGEAGLADVLELLAAPPDYIEVTPLGGPGLG; this comes from the coding sequence GTGGAGACGAGCGAGCGGGTCGGCCGGTACGTGCGGATGGTGGCGGTGCAGGGGCAGGGCCCCGAGCTGGCGAAGGCCCTGCTCCGGGTCGCGGACGGGATGGCGGCCCAGCCGGGCTGCCTGGCCTACGTGGTGAACGGGGCGCCGGACGAGCCGGACACGGTGTGGGTGACCGAGATCTGGTCGGACACGGCGTCGTCCGAGGCGGCGCTGGCCCGGGACCTCGGCGAGGCCGGGCTGGCCGACGTCCTCGAGCTGCTGGCCGCGCCGCCCGACTACATCGAGGTGACCCCGCTCGGGGGCCCGGGGCTGGGCTGA